The genomic stretch GCGGGCGCTTCTCCTGGGGGCCCTTGGCCCCAGGCGAGGGCTGCACCACGTCTTCCCCGTGGATCCGGGACACCTCCCTCCGGATGACGGCCACCGCCAGGCTGGTGTCGTGTTGGGGGCCAGCTAGGGGCACGGTGGGCTTGGGCAGGAGGTCACGCTCCGGGGAGGAGTCCGTGCTCTCCGGGGAGGGCGGGGAGCTCATATCATCAATCTGCATGAAGATGGTGTCACCGGAAAAGTCCTCAAAGAGGTGCCCCGCCTCCACAGAGTCGCCGTAGTCCACGTCCTCCGCTGGATACTCGGCCAGCACCTCCGGGACTGGGGTGGCCTTGTCGCCTGCGGGCCCTTCTGGCAAGCCGTCTGCTCCCGCTGAGGATGGGGGCCTAGCTGGGGACCTGGCCGGGGGCTCCCTGTCTGGTCTGGGCTCCtcctggggagggggtgctgcAGAAGCCTCTTTCGGGGCCAACTTCCGCTCAGGAGAGTGGGGGTGTGGCCGCGGGCGCTTCTCCCGGGACCGAGGCCGCCGGTCCCGGTGCGCCCGGGGCCTGTGTTCCGGGCTGGCGGACCTGGACCTTCGCCGCCGCCTCTCGCGGGAGCCGCGCCGGTCTCGCGGCcgccccctcctctccctgggGTGCCTGGGCGGGGAGCACTCCCTTCCCCGAGACCTGGACCCTGACCGGCGCCTCTTCTTCCTGCGGCCCTCGCGCTGCTCGTGGGATGAGCTCCCAGAGCGGGAGCGGGATCTCCGCCGGCTGTGGCCCCAGGAGCCTCTGCCCCGCTCCCTGCTCTTGTCTTTCGTCTTCTTCCGCTTGGCGCGCTCACGGCTGCTGGAGCGCTCGCTGGATGACCTGCGGCCCCGGGCCTTGGGCCGGTGTCTCTTGTGCTGGTCCTCGCCCGCCAGCGGCGAGGCAGACCTGGAACTCCGGTCTCCTGAGCAGGATGAGCGGGAGCCTGAGCGGCCGGCCCGCTGCTCCCTGGTGGCCACCCTCGGCTGGGGGCCTTTCTTCCGGCTGCGGGAGCTGGAGCGGGAGCGGGAGCGGGAGGGGGAGCGCAGCTCCACGACCCTGTGGGTGGTCGCAGGCGGGGCGTCAGGGCTGGGCGGCGTGTCGGGCTCCACCACAGTCACGCAGGTCACTGTCCGGCCCTCAGAGCCGAAGAAGGAGCTGTGGGGGGGCAGCTCCTCATCGCCCCAGGGCTCCGGTGGGGACGGCCGCTGTGCCTGTGCGCAGGGCTCCTCGTCCCGGAGCTCAGACAGACTGGAGGGCCCCTGGGGGGGCTCCAGCTCCTTCCCCGCGCCGGTCTGCACCGTGTAGGAGGTGACGCAGCGCACGGGGGGGAGCGCTGGGGCCTTGGGGCTGTCGACAGAGATGGTCCGCGTGATCTCCGAGGGCAGGAGGCCCAGGTGCTCAGGGCTGCTGTTGGCGGAGCTGGAGTCGGAGCCCGTGGGGTTGAAGGGGTCGTAGATCTCGCTCTTGAGCTGCTTCGCCTTCCTGACAGAGAAGAGGGGCGAGGGGCTCGCTCTCCTCTGCACCTTGCTGTCCACCGGCCGGAACGTGTTGCAGAAGCCAGGGCTGAGCAGTCTGCCAGAATGGGCTGTGTTCCCAGGAATGTTGATCCTGAAACTCTCAAAGGTGGAGCCGACAGCCTTCCCCCGGGCGGGCCCCAGTGGGCCAGGGGGCTGGGGGCCCCCCGCCGAGTGTGTGCTGGGCTCCTGCGCGCCCCGGTTACTGGGCTCACCCTCTACCCGGGCCCCACAGCCTGGCTGTCCGGGGCCCTCCCTGCCTGTCAGCCGGCTGATGCAGGAGCTGGGGAGCTCGACGCCCTGCCTGCTAGCGGGGCCCTCGTCCCCCCGGCTGCTGTCTCTCCTGATCTTTGGTATCCTGGGGAGCTCGGAGATGTCTGTCCGCCTGGGAGCTGGTCTCAGGGCCTGGCCCGGCAACGTGCTCTTGGAGGGCGAGTCAGAGCCACTGTGTGAGGCCTTCGATGCTGCAGGCCCGAGAGGCAGCAAGTGCTTGCTGTCGCTGCTAACCCGGCTGTCCTCACTCTGCTTTACACCAGGTCTGCTCTCGGTGGACAAGGTCTGAGGCTGGCCCGACTGAGGGGTAACCGAGGAGTCCGGCTTCGCCACTGCCCCCGACGTGAGTGCAGGGACACGGGCGGGGACGGGGGCGGCCCTGCCGGGGCAGCTGGGCCCTGAGCTCTGCAGCCCGCTTCCTGACTGACGCCCCCCGGCGCCCTCTGGCGCTCTGGACGGACCAGCTGAGTTCCGCTGAAAGGAGACTGGCACTGAAAGACAGGAAGGCCAAGCTGTCGGTCCCGCTGGCCCCGCAGGGGCTCACCTCCCCCAGGATGCCCTCCCAGCGCGGTGCGGTCTCCATGCCTGCTCGCTCAGCACTGCggcgtggggggcgggggccgcAGGCTCTCTGTGCTGCGGCCCACGTCGCCTCTGCTCCCCGCACTGTCTTTATGCTATTTGTGGATCAGAACGGGCCTGGTGCCACTGACTGCAGCTGTGCGGCCTGGCCTGCCCTCTATGGCCAGATCCACCCCAGCCCTGAGACCCGCCGGGGCCCCGATTTGTGGAGAGGGCCCTGTGCTGGTCCCTGGGGCTGTGAGAGCAGGCAAGCAGCTGTGCCGCGGCGAGGAGGGCCTGTGGGCCGCCTGGAAACCCCACCACCAACTGCGCTACCAGCAAGCGACGGAAAGGCATCTTCAGCCTTCAGCGCTGCTTGGGAGTAAACCCTAGGGTCGCTCGGTCGGCCACAAAATGCAGACCGCCTCCAGGACGTGTGGCCCTAAGCCCAGGTGTGCGGAGGGCGGCAGGAGGCCATGGGCACAGCTGCTTACCTGCCCTCTTGGCACTGAGGGAGCCATCGCGGTGGATGACGATGTCGGCACCGTTCATCATCAGAAGGGTCTGGCCAGACAGGATGCTCCCCAGCAAGTCAGGGCTGGGCTCTGTGTCCACATCCGGCTGGGGGGCCATGTCAGCAGCACTCCTCCTGCAGGCAGGCCCCGCTGTCTCAGCCCCTCCAGCCCCGGTGCCCCTCGTGCAGGCAGGGACCCCGAGAGAAGGAACCCCCACAGCAGCTTCCACTAACGGATGGCAGGGCGAGGGGGCAGACAGGTGCGAGGCCCTCGGCCCCGGCTCCACCGACAGGCGGGGCGCATGAGCAGTGGTGCCTGGCTGGGCTGGGGGACcgtcagccaggagagaaggcTGGCTCCTGGCCCAGCCCTGCTCTGTCCCTGCTCTGTCCCCGCACCCTGCGCTGTCCCCGCACCCTGCGCTGTCCCCGCCCGTGCCCCGCTCTGTCCCCGCTCTGTCCCCGCGCCCCTGGCTCGGGACTGGCTGCAGCTCCTCGTCACCCATGAGCTGGGGAGAGGCCACAAGAGGTCTCAGGGTGCCGGGTGGCAGAGTGCCCACCCGCTGTGTAGTCCACTGTTCTCGCAGGCCTGGCGCCCACCTACATCCCATCCATCCCATCGTGCCCCCCAGGACacacctggagagccccatggagaCGGGTCTGGCTACAGGCTGGTGGGAGCGCAGGGCTGACCGGGACAGAACCCTCCTCTTGGCGCTCAGAGGGGAAGCAGGGCTTGCAGACGCCTCTTCACTGCTGGGGAGGAACACAGGCCAAAGGGCAGGTGGCCCTGCGCGTCCAGGCCCAGGGAGCTCCCACCCACCCTCCACAGCGAGCGGCCCTCGGCAGGCTCTGTGACTCAACACCGAACCGGGGCCCTGTGCAGGGACCTTGTGTCAGCAGCTGCCCCGGCATCTAAGTCGGGAGGGACGGGGGCAGACACGCCAAGGGAGCACAGAGCTCTTTTCATTCACCACCTAATGGGGTCTGAGAGCTGCTCAGAGCAAGGAACTTCACAAACACAAACCCCGAGAGTGAGCCAGGCCCCAGCGGAAGTGGCGTGTCCCCCGGCCTGAGGGAGAGAGCCCAGCCGCTCTGCACCCACCTGTCAAAGGGGTCCAGCTCATAGGGGTCTCCAAACAGGGAGAGGGAGGCTGCCCCGATGTCGGCACGCATCAGCCCCAGAGACGGGTCTGCAGGCTTATACACAGAGGGGGTGCAGGCTCCATGGGCCGGCCTGCAGAGGCCCAGCGTCCGTGCGATGCGTGAACGAGCTGTAGCTTCATTCTGAACCCAGGGTCAGAGGGAGAAACGACAGGGCTGAGATCCACGGCCTCTGGGAATGCCAGTTCAACTAGGAACCCACGGCACCAAACACGGGGCAGAGGGCCGGCCGCCCTGGAGCCTGAGGGGTGAACGTGCTCATCACACAAAGACCCCGCCCAGGCCTCACTCCACCCGCCTCACACCAGGTGCCTGCTACCCTGGGCACAAGCGCCAAACAGGTGGGGGGCCTGGCCCCACGGGCCCCCGTGGCTCCAGAAGCCACTCTGCGGTGCTCTGAACACACCTCGCTTCAGGCCTGTTTTCAGTCCACGCTGCAGAAATGTGCATCTTTATCGGTGAGTCTCCAAGTAATTACAGACGCTTCTTCTGTGCCTCCCTCTGTCCCCCCACCGCACGGCCCGAGAACCCGCCTAGGGAGACCCCGCCCCGGGCTACCTTTCTCTTCTGCACTTTCCTCTTCTTCACGCGACCTGGGCGTTTCTTCAGCCTTGCCCCTGAGCTCCTGCTCTTTGCAGGCGGCCTGGACAGGGCTCTCTTCCGTCCTGATGCTTTCCTCCGCCTTCCTGCCGAGAGCACGTTGACAGCGCTCGCTTCGCTGTGTGCCCGCCCCGCTGTCCCCCAAGACTCAGCCGACTGACACCCGCCCACCCAGCCCGGGGCACTGCTCCCTGCTTCTCGTTACGGGCTTTCTACACGCTTCCCCCGGGGGCGGAGGGCAGCGCACGGCGAGGACAGGGCAAGTCTGAGCTTACGCTGACCTCCAGATCTGACCACCGGAACCAGCAAGGAGACGGTTTTACACCACCACGGAACACTAAAGCAGAGGACGCGAGCCGCTCAGCGGCCTCGCCGAGGAGTGCCCCCAGAGGCTGGGACTGGGGACGTCCCAATACATTTCCAGCAAACACATCCCGAGGACGACCCTGCACGGCCAGCAGCCACCTGGGTGCTCTGGGCGATGGCAGGAGCCCAGCAGCCACAGGGTGCCCCGAGGCCGCGCTGCCCCCGCAGCCCTGGAGCACTCAGGGACCCCGGCCCAGAAGCAGGTTCCAGGGAAGACAGAGGCCCGCCCTCGTGACTGTGCGGTGGAAGTGTGTACACCGAGCCTGGGCCCCTGAGCCCATGACGAGGCCGAGAGCCCTAAGCGATCTCCACTGGAGCCGCCGCAGCTCAGGGACCAGAACCACGCTCCGCGACACGGCCCGTCAGGAGGGAGCCGCTCTGCCGCCTCCTCAGCGGCTCGCACACCTGAACCAGCCGCGGGCCTCTAGCCGCCCAGGAGGCGAGATCTGCCCCCAGGAGACCTGCTCGCTCCACCCCGTCAGAGGACATGGCGCGCGACAGGCAGCCCCAGCGCAGCACAGAGCTCTGCTCCAGCTCCACGTAAGCTGCTCTGAAATTCCACCACGTCTGTGACACAATCAGAACTCCCGATGCCGACAGGCTGCATAGCGAGGCTGTGGAATTACTATTCATCTCCTCAGGTCTAATGACGGCCTCGGGGTTAAGTCAGAGAAAACACTCCCTCTCTTCCAGAAACACGCTGCGAGACACGTACAGGTATAAAACGAGGACGTGCTTCAAAGTAACGCAGGAGCGGAGGGGGACACGGCCACACTGGCCGGGAGTGGCCAGGCCCCGGGGAGAAGGTGACAGGGCCTGTGTCCCTCAGCCCCCACAGCTGTGACCACAGCTGCAGAGACGTGACAGCcaaagacagggaggcccgggACACAGCAGGGGCGAGCAGACGAAAGGTGAGCTGCTGGGATTGAGATGTGAGGTCCTGGATGTGAGCGGGGAGAGTCAGGAGGAAGACAGGCGAAGCGGAACCTCTCACCTGAGCCGGCAGCTCAGGGATCAGCGTGACCTCTGGGTGCAGAAAACCATGACCCACAGGTAGCCCTCAGG from Budorcas taxicolor isolate Tak-1 chromosome 25, Takin1.1, whole genome shotgun sequence encodes the following:
- the PHRF1 gene encoding PHD and RING finger domain-containing protein 1 isoform X2; translation: MDDESLDELVDRSPGPNGHPRLRPATLASDAEGSSDAHGDASEDDSVSEHSDEEDADRDLEDGSGSEDSEEDGDDVDTLAAAADSQGALEGSGAFNSDDDSESCPICLNAFREQAVGTPENCAHYFCLDCIVEWSKNANSCPVDRTIFKCICIRAQFGGKILKKIPVESARLGEDEDEDPTFCEVCGRSDREDRLLLCDGCDAGYHMECLDPPLQEVPVDEWFCPECAAPGGAPAADVGPVSEEEVSLLLADVVPTTSRLRPRTRRTRAIARTRQSERVRATVNRNRISTARRFQRVPRYLMSSLLDETIEAVAAGLSTAVYQRPGPRAPARRRRKGGRRRKASGRKRALSRPPAKSRSSGARLKKRPGRVKKRKVQKRKNEATARSRIARTLGLCRPAHGACTPSVYKPADPSLGLMRADIGAASLSLFGDPYELDPFDSEEASASPASPLSAKRRVLSRSALRSHQPVARPVSMGLSRRSAADMAPQPDVDTEPSPDLLGSILSGQTLLMMNGADIVIHRDGSLSAKRAVPVSFQRNSAGPSRAPEGAGGRQSGSGLQSSGPSCPGRAAPVPARVPALTSGAVAKPDSSVTPQSGQPQTLSTESRPGVKQSEDSRVSSDSKHLLPLGPAASKASHSGSDSPSKSTLPGQALRPAPRRTDISELPRIPKIRRDSSRGDEGPASRQGVELPSSCISRLTGREGPGQPGCGARVEGEPSNRGAQEPSTHSAGGPQPPGPLGPARGKAVGSTFESFRINIPGNTAHSGRLLSPGFCNTFRPVDSKVQRRASPSPLFSVRKAKQLKSEIYDPFNPTGSDSSSANSSPEHLGLLPSEITRTISVDSPKAPALPPVRCVTSYTVQTGAGKELEPPQGPSSLSELRDEEPCAQAQRPSPPEPWGDEELPPHSSFFGSEGRTVTCVTVVEPDTPPSPDAPPATTHRVVELRSPSRSRSRSSSRSRKKGPQPRVATREQRAGRSGSRSSCSGDRSSRSASPLAGEDQHKRHRPKARGRRSSSERSSSRERAKRKKTKDKSRERGRGSWGHSRRRSRSRSGSSSHEQREGRRKKRRRSGSRSRGRECSPPRHPRERRGRPRDRRGSRERRRRRSRSASPEHRPRAHRDRRPRSREKRPRPHPHSPERKLAPKEASAAPPPQEEPRPDREPPARSPARPPSSAGADGLPEGPAGDKATPVPEVLAEYPAEDVDYGDSVEAGHLFEDFSGDTIFMQIDDMSSPPSPESTDSSPERDLLPKPTVPLAGPQHDTSLAVAVIRREVSRIHGEDVVQPSPGAKGPQEKRPLQQDADEPAAVPCALGAQAPGGTPVGKEEGPSQNPLLRAKALVKRVTWNLQEAECGAPADDRGLWTPLHRPQKPREGVWESDDVGPMAGLHQAPFSALPAPAYVLPEPGFPPADPSQVQSPSLPPGPALPSGIPPYAPVSQPAVQFLLQGSQPLPGCGAAQSLAPVSTVPTAASEPAGHAAAATATNDSEERTAPPRPAPEKAKNEEYMKKLHVQERAVEEVKLAIKPFYQKREVTKDEYKDILRKAVQKICHSKSGEINPVKVGNLVKAYVDKYRHMRRHRRAEAGEEPPAQGAEG
- the PHRF1 gene encoding PHD and RING finger domain-containing protein 1 isoform X1, whose translation is MDDESLDELVDRSPGPNGHPRLRPATLASDAEGSSDAHGDASEDDSVSEHSDEEDADRDLEDGSGSEDSEEDGDDVDTLAAAADSQGALEGSGAFNSDDDSESCPICLNAFREQAVGTPENCAHYFCLDCIVEWSKNANSCPVDRTIFKCICIRAQFGGKILKKIPVESARLGEDEDEDPTFCEVCGRSDREDRLLLCDGCDAGYHMECLDPPLQEVPVDEWFCPECAAPGGAPAADVGPVSEEEVSLLLADVVPTTSRLRPRTRRTRAIARTRQSERVRATVNRNRISTARRFQRVPRYLMSSLLDETIEAVAAGLSTAVYQRPGPRAPARRRRKGGRRRKASGRKRALSRPPAKSRSSGARLKKRPGRVKKRKVQKRKNEATARSRIARTLGLCRPAHGACTPSVYKPADPSLGLMRADIGAASLSLFGDPYELDPFDSSEEASASPASPLSAKRRVLSRSALRSHQPVARPVSMGLSRRSAADMAPQPDVDTEPSPDLLGSILSGQTLLMMNGADIVIHRDGSLSAKRAVPVSFQRNSAGPSRAPEGAGGRQSGSGLQSSGPSCPGRAAPVPARVPALTSGAVAKPDSSVTPQSGQPQTLSTESRPGVKQSEDSRVSSDSKHLLPLGPAASKASHSGSDSPSKSTLPGQALRPAPRRTDISELPRIPKIRRDSSRGDEGPASRQGVELPSSCISRLTGREGPGQPGCGARVEGEPSNRGAQEPSTHSAGGPQPPGPLGPARGKAVGSTFESFRINIPGNTAHSGRLLSPGFCNTFRPVDSKVQRRASPSPLFSVRKAKQLKSEIYDPFNPTGSDSSSANSSPEHLGLLPSEITRTISVDSPKAPALPPVRCVTSYTVQTGAGKELEPPQGPSSLSELRDEEPCAQAQRPSPPEPWGDEELPPHSSFFGSEGRTVTCVTVVEPDTPPSPDAPPATTHRVVELRSPSRSRSRSSSRSRKKGPQPRVATREQRAGRSGSRSSCSGDRSSRSASPLAGEDQHKRHRPKARGRRSSSERSSSRERAKRKKTKDKSRERGRGSWGHSRRRSRSRSGSSSHEQREGRRKKRRRSGSRSRGRECSPPRHPRERRGRPRDRRGSRERRRRRSRSASPEHRPRAHRDRRPRSREKRPRPHPHSPERKLAPKEASAAPPPQEEPRPDREPPARSPARPPSSAGADGLPEGPAGDKATPVPEVLAEYPAEDVDYGDSVEAGHLFEDFSGDTIFMQIDDMSSPPSPESTDSSPERDLLPKPTVPLAGPQHDTSLAVAVIRREVSRIHGEDVVQPSPGAKGPQEKRPLQQDADEPAAVPCALGAQAPGGTPVGKEEGPSQNPLLRAKALVKRVTWNLQEAECGAPADDRGLWTPLHRPQKPREGVWESDDVGPMAGLHQAPFSALPAPAYVLPEPGFPPADPSQVQSPSLPPGPALPSGIPPYAPVSQPAVQFLLQGSQPLPGCGAAQSLAPVSTVPTAASEPAGHAAAATATNDSEERTAPPRPAPEKAKNEEYMKKLHVQERAVEEVKLAIKPFYQKREVTKDEYKDILRKAVQKICHSKSGEINPVKVGNLVKAYVDKYRHMRRHRRAEAGEEPPAQGAEG